TCCTACTTGAACGCGTGCAGCGTTGGATCAAGAAAAAACCCAAGATGCAAGGTGTGGACCGAGCGATACGCTTGAAGGGAACCAAGCTGCTTTTCATGCTGCGTATGGCCCCGCTTCCATCATCACCCATAAGTTATCTGCTTGGAACGACGACAATGCGCTACACCCAATTCCTGATTGGCAACCTCGGATTGCTCCCGGTTGCGTTCGCATCCATGTATTTTGGTTATGCCGCCGTCCACGCGACTCGCACCAGCTACAATCCCAAACACCACTTTGACCTAAACGATGCTGCCATATTTGGTGGAGTCATCCTGGCGATTGGTGTCATGACGATCATTGGCCACCAGGCGAAGAAGATGCTGGAACAGGCAGAAGAAGAAGCGGATGGAGAAGAAGGCAGAAGTGAAAAGTGAGAAGGCAGAAGAGTTCTCTATTTATCATTTTTCATCTCTCATTGCTCATTAAAAAATCTTCTCACTTCTGCCTTCTTACTTTTCCCTCCAAAACAAAAAACCTGCGGCCCTTTTGGAACCGCAGGTTTTGTTGTATAGCTTAGTAATCTAGCATAAGGTCACTCAGCGAACTAAGTGGCCAGAAAGCTGGTTACGAAGTTGGAACTTCAGCAATCGTCTTCAGAACGCGTGAGCAGATCTGATATGGGTCACCCTGTGAATTCGGGCGGCGATCTTCCAGATAGCCCTGATACTTGTCGTCCTTAACGAAAGAGTGTGGAACGCGAATCGAAGCACCACGGTCAGCAATACCCCAGGAGAACTTGTCAATTGACTGAGTTTCGTGGAGACCGGTCAGACGGAGATGATTGTCCGGGCCGTATGCAGCGATGTGCTCGTCCTTGTTCTTCTCGAAAGCGTCCATGAGCTTGAGGAAGTAATCCTTACCGCCTACCTCACGCATGTACTTGGTGGAGAAGTTGCAGTGCATACCGGAGCCATTCCAGTCACCGAGGAAAGGCTTACAGTGCCATTCCACATCCACTTCATACTTTTCGCAGAGGCGGAGGAGGATGTAACGAGCGATCCAGATGTCATCAGCGCAGCTCTTGGAGCCCTTGGCAAAAACCTGGAATTCCCACTGGCCCTTAGCCACTTCGGCATTGATACCTTCATGGTTGATACCTGCAGCAAGGCAGAGATCAAGGTGCTCATCAACGATTTCACGAGCGATACCACCGACATTGGCATAACCAACACCTGTGTAGTATTCACCCTGTGGGTCAGGAAAGCCATCTTCAGGCCATCCCAATGGGCGCTTGTCCTGATAGAGGAAATACTCCTGCTCAAGACCGAACCAGGTGTCAGGATCGTCTTCGATCGTGGCGCGGAAGTTAGAAGGGTGTGGCGTGGTGCCGTCTGGCATCATGACCTCACACATGACGAGGAAGCAGTTACCCGAGCGACCAGCATCAGGATATAGAGCGACTGGCTTGAGCAGGCAGTCTGAGCTGCTACCTTCGGCTTGCTGAGTCGAGCTGCCATCGAAGCCCCACATTGGGCAATCTTCGATTGTTTTTGGTTCCTCGCTGGCGAGGCGGGTCTTACCACGGAGGTTTGGCACGGGCTGATAGCCATCGAGCCAGATGTATTCGAGCTTGTATTTAGCCATTATCTACTGGTTTGGTGTTAGGGATTGAATATCCCGCATTTTAAGAATGTCTCCAGATAAAGCGGAAAAAGTTGCGGGAGATGGATAGAAAAAGCAACCCACGTGCCACGGCGATAATTTTTTTTCGTCATTTGCATTTTTTTGGATCTAAAGCATGATCGCCTTAAACAGTATCGGTTTTCCAATATGAGAGAGATGAAAGATTCCAAGGTGGCCAGCGTTCAGGTTGGCTACGACGGTCGCGTCCACAAGCGCTACCGCGGACCACTTGCCCAGGAGCGTTACGATAATGAGTTACGTGTCCTCCGCTATCTGGAAGCCAAAGGCTGTAATTTTGTCCCGAAGATTCTGGAAGAACATCCTGATGAGCTTTACCTGGTCACTTCCAATTGCGGTGCGAAAGCAAATAATGTTGGAGATGCCAAGATGCAGAGTCTCTTTGATGAATTAGCTTCATACGGGGTCGAGCACGATGACAGAGCAGCTCGAAACATCACCTATTCTGCTCAAATCGGACGTTTTTGCATCATCGATTTTGAATTCGCTACCATCCCGGAAACCGGAGAAGGTCTCACGCTGGAAGAGGCAACAAAGCACTCCGATGCATTAAAGAAAGAGGGTCAAGCCAAGCTAAGAGATGGAAAACACTGAGGGCAAAAAACCGGCAAAAGTGTCTTCCCACTCAACGCTTCATTGGTCAGGGATGACGGATGTAGGCCGTTTTCGCAAAAAAAACGAAGATGCCTTCCTGGCCTTAACCTTTGATTCAAAAGAAGTTATCCGACTGGGCAAAAATGGCCAGTCCACGCTGGAAGGGCACGATTTTGTCTTTGCTGTTAGCGACGGCATGGGCGGTCATAATGCTGGCGAATTTGCCAGTCGTGTCGCGGTTGATAAAATCGCCGAGCTTTTCCCACGCACTTTTCAACTCGATGCAATTGGTTTCAGGCGCGGTTCCAGCGACCTTCTTGACGAGCTTTTCATGTCAATCCACCGGGAAATCGTTTACCTGGGGCAAGCCTATGAGGAATGTGCCGGGATGGGCGCCACCTTGAGTCTTTGCTGGTTCCGGCCGGACTGGATGTATTTCTGCCATATCGGCGACAGCCGGGTTTACTACCTGCCCAAAGATGGAGGCATCAAGCAGGTAACCGAGGACCATTCCCATGTGGGCTGGCTTGTCCGCACGGGCAAGATTACTCCGATGCAAGCGCGTTTTCATCCAGCCCGCAATCAACTCAACCAAGCGCTCAGCGCAAGTAACGGCAAAATCGATCCGCAGCATGGAGCCATCGGCTATGAAGTGGGAGACCGTTTCCTGATCTGCTCCGACGGCCTCTACGAAGGCATCTCGGACAGAAATCTGGAATACCTCATCCGCGAACGCCCTGAACATTTGGAGAACCTCGAAATCGCTGAAACACTTGTTCAGGAGAGTGTTAAGGAATCCGGAAAGGATAACACCACTGCCGTCGTCATAGAGGTCGTTGAGTAAAGGCATCGGCAGGACAGCCTACGACTCCCCAGCCACTTCGAGAAACGCGGCGGAGTTCAAGTTTTTTTCCAGATACTCCCGTGTGATCCAGCCGTGGCCGTTGATCCCCCACCCTGTGCCCCATGAGTTCTTAAATTGGAAAAGCATCTCACTTGGATCACCACTTTCGTTCTTGTAGCCGACCAAAGTCACAGCATGGCCATAAAGCGGCTTTTGCTTACTGAGGATCGGAGCACTCCGCAATGTAGCTGAATTCGGCCAACCCAAGCCAATGACAACCGGGATGTTTTCATTAAGTGCGTGTACAATATTGTCCACCTTGGCCTCATTGCCGCGTCCGGTAATGAAATACGACGATACTTTACGGCGCGTCCTGGCATCACTGATTAATTTCTCATCCGGCTCCTCAATCGCAGCCATCGATTTGCCGAAAGTATTGGGCATGGAGGCAGAATCAAGAATCCCGTAACTCCGCAGAGCCTGGACGACCTCAATCAGGGAAAAGCCAAGATCGCCATCCTGATTCGGATCGAAATCTTTGTCCGCCTCACTGCGAATCCCAAGGCTTTCACGGGTTGCCCAGATCAGATACTCTTCGGAAAACTTCTCCGGCTGATCGGCAGTCTTGGCGTTTTCAAACTCCAGGGCACCCACAACGGCAAAGACCGCACAGCTCGGACGCCGTCCCTGATCCTTCGTATGAAGTTTCAACGCAGTAAAATCCGGTCTCAAATCCACGCGCTCCTTATAATCCGGGTGCGTTCCAAAACTCGCCAGAACACGATCAGCTGGAGTGCTTGATGGAGATGGAGTTCTTTGCGCCGTAGTTACTTTCTTCAATGCCCGCTGCTCACGCTTTTCGCGATCGGCGAGATATGCCTCGACCCGCTCTGAATCATAGCCGAACTGCTTCTGCAACTCAGGTTTGAGATCTTTCAACAAAACCTGAGCAATGCCCCGAGAATGACGAATGATAATCGCCTGCTCGGTCACTTGAGTGACAACGACCTTTCTGTAAATAACACCATTGGCCTTAAGTTCCGCAAACTCTGCAATCGCTCCGCAAAGTGAAGTGGCAAAAGCAAACATCACCATCAAAACCAGTAAAAAGCGGACATGCATGGCGGATCACTTCACTCCTACTCGGCCTTTTTTAAAAGCCTCCAGGAAATCGTTCAAAGAGTAATAGACATGCTTTGCGATGGCGCGTGTGTCATCACTATCCGGCAATAAGTCAGGGATAAAAATCGCCAATGCTCCCGCCGCCCTGGCCGCCTTAAGCCCGGGAGGAGAATCCTCCAAAACGACACAACGGGTGATATCGATATCGAGCAACTTTCCTGCCGCAAGGTAGATATCCGGGGCCGGCTTGCCGTGTTCCACTTCATCCCCACTGACAACCGCAGTGAATCGATCCAGTAGGCCAACATGTTTCAATTTAATCAAAGCAAGTGCCTTATGGGTCGAAGTTGCAACCGCCATGGGAAGCCCTTCACGCTCACAGTATTCAATAGTTTCCTCCACTCCCGGCCTTAACGGAATGCCCTTGGTCTCAATCGCTGTGTAATAATAACGCCGGGCGGCATCAATGATTTCATCCGCATGCTCCCCAACCGCAATGCCGTCTCTGAGGATTTGCTGGCTGGAGTCGGCACGATGACCAATCATGCTCTGGTAAAGCTCTTCCGGGAAATCGAGCCCAAGCTCATTCGCCGCCTGCTGGTACGCAGCCATGAAAAGCCTCTCTGTGTCCAAGAGAAGACCGTCCATATCGAAAATGACTGCTTGGATGGCTTGAAAGCTGTTCGAACTCACTGGCTACATATTATCTTTGAGAATTCTTTTTTATGGCAATCTCGAAGCAGTGCGGAAATTATTCACGACAATGGCAAGACTAACGGACATTGTCGAGTACTGTGATTCACGGATCAAAAGATCGGAAATCCCGGATTTCCCTGGAGCCAAGAACGGCCTGCAAGTCGCTAATAATGGCGAAGTGACCAAGATCGGAGCTGCCGTCGACGCAGGACTGGTCCCTTTTGAAGAAGCAACGATGCAGGGAATTGACTTCTTAATTGTTCATCATGGCCTCTTCTGGAACCCTCCAATTCCTGTCGTCGGTCCCGCTTATTCCAAACTCCGACTCCTTATGGAGAAGAATCTGGCAGTCTATGGAGCTCATTTACCACTCGATTGCCATCCGGAGATTGGAAACAATGCGATTCTTGCAGAAAAAGTCGGCTTGAAGGTCGTCGATTGGTTTCTGCCTTACGAAGGAATTCACATGGG
The Rubellicoccus peritrichatus DNA segment above includes these coding regions:
- a CDS encoding TVP38/TMEM64 family protein, coding for MSASQPTEHSPRKLPAWLTVERILIGLAIIAVVIFAGEEIRPKLPAAEKWIADQGIWAPILFIALMAILSIVCFPLDVLFIAGGLIFHLGYGFGYVIIGIYLGQSINFWLARTLLLERVQRWIKKKPKMQGVDRAIRLKGTKLLFMLRMAPLPSSPISYLLGTTTMRYTQFLIGNLGLLPVAFASMYFGYAAVHATRTSYNPKHHFDLNDAAIFGGVILAIGVMTIIGHQAKKMLEQAEEEADGEEGRSEK
- a CDS encoding Nif3-like dinuclear metal center hexameric protein; this encodes MARLTDIVEYCDSRIKRSEIPDFPGAKNGLQVANNGEVTKIGAAVDAGLVPFEEATMQGIDFLIVHHGLFWNPPIPVVGPAYSKLRLLMEKNLAVYGAHLPLDCHPEIGNNAILAEKVGLKVVDWFLPYEGIHMGAVTEPPRSRSALREQLETLFPSTFIGIEYGPDTPRKVGILTGSGSSAIPHLVANGIDTFITGELKQEHFNVAQEQGLNLYLCGHYATEVFGVQALAQEVSEKFEIPYEFVKTECPL
- a CDS encoding glutamine synthetase beta-grasp domain-containing protein → MAKYKLEYIWLDGYQPVPNLRGKTRLASEEPKTIEDCPMWGFDGSSTQQAEGSSSDCLLKPVALYPDAGRSGNCFLVMCEVMMPDGTTPHPSNFRATIEDDPDTWFGLEQEYFLYQDKRPLGWPEDGFPDPQGEYYTGVGYANVGGIAREIVDEHLDLCLAAGINHEGINAEVAKGQWEFQVFAKGSKSCADDIWIARYILLRLCEKYEVDVEWHCKPFLGDWNGSGMHCNFSTKYMREVGGKDYFLKLMDAFEKNKDEHIAAYGPDNHLRLTGLHETQSIDKFSWGIADRGASIRVPHSFVKDDKYQGYLEDRRPNSQGDPYQICSRVLKTIAEVPTS
- a CDS encoding C1 family peptidase, translated to MHVRFLLVLMVMFAFATSLCGAIAEFAELKANGVIYRKVVVTQVTEQAIIIRHSRGIAQVLLKDLKPELQKQFGYDSERVEAYLADREKREQRALKKVTTAQRTPSPSSTPADRVLASFGTHPDYKERVDLRPDFTALKLHTKDQGRRPSCAVFAVVGALEFENAKTADQPEKFSEEYLIWATRESLGIRSEADKDFDPNQDGDLGFSLIEVVQALRSYGILDSASMPNTFGKSMAAIEEPDEKLISDARTRRKVSSYFITGRGNEAKVDNIVHALNENIPVVIGLGWPNSATLRSAPILSKQKPLYGHAVTLVGYKNESGDPSEMLFQFKNSWGTGWGINGHGWITREYLEKNLNSAAFLEVAGES
- a CDS encoding HAD family phosphatase is translated as MSSNSFQAIQAVIFDMDGLLLDTERLFMAAYQQAANELGLDFPEELYQSMIGHRADSSQQILRDGIAVGEHADEIIDAARRYYYTAIETKGIPLRPGVEETIEYCEREGLPMAVATSTHKALALIKLKHVGLLDRFTAVVSGDEVEHGKPAPDIYLAAGKLLDIDITRCVVLEDSPPGLKAARAAGALAIFIPDLLPDSDDTRAIAKHVYYSLNDFLEAFKKGRVGVK
- a CDS encoding PP2C family protein-serine/threonine phosphatase produces the protein MENTEGKKPAKVSSHSTLHWSGMTDVGRFRKKNEDAFLALTFDSKEVIRLGKNGQSTLEGHDFVFAVSDGMGGHNAGEFASRVAVDKIAELFPRTFQLDAIGFRRGSSDLLDELFMSIHREIVYLGQAYEECAGMGATLSLCWFRPDWMYFCHIGDSRVYYLPKDGGIKQVTEDHSHVGWLVRTGKITPMQARFHPARNQLNQALSASNGKIDPQHGAIGYEVGDRFLICSDGLYEGISDRNLEYLIRERPEHLENLEIAETLVQESVKESGKDNTTAVVIEVVE
- a CDS encoding serine/threonine protein phosphatase produces the protein MKDSKVASVQVGYDGRVHKRYRGPLAQERYDNELRVLRYLEAKGCNFVPKILEEHPDELYLVTSNCGAKANNVGDAKMQSLFDELASYGVEHDDRAARNITYSAQIGRFCIIDFEFATIPETGEGLTLEEATKHSDALKKEGQAKLRDGKH